The Gemmatimonadales bacterium genome has a segment encoding these proteins:
- a CDS encoding DinB family protein — MNPFEPPVPGEAAEYFAGYIAKAPRGDVRRTLHSQRSDVLALVRSVSEERSLFRYASDKWSIREVLSHVNDTERIFTYRMLWFARGIETEVPSFDQDVAIASAGANERAWASHVAEFDAVRGASIALFDSLPDEAWGRRGVAGGNPITVRALAYIVAGHVAHHVDLLRTRYLA, encoded by the coding sequence ATGAATCCATTCGAACCACCGGTACCTGGCGAGGCAGCCGAATATTTCGCCGGTTACATCGCCAAGGCGCCGCGCGGCGACGTCCGTCGCACGTTGCACTCGCAGCGATCCGACGTCCTTGCGCTCGTCCGCAGCGTGTCGGAAGAGCGGTCGCTCTTCCGCTATGCGTCGGACAAATGGTCGATCCGTGAGGTGCTCAGCCACGTCAACGACACCGAGCGCATCTTCACCTACCGGATGCTCTGGTTTGCCCGCGGCATCGAGACGGAGGTGCCGAGCTTCGATCAGGATGTGGCCATCGCATCGGCCGGCGCGAATGAGCGCGCCTGGGCGAGCCACGTTGCGGAATTCGACGCGGTTCGTGGCGCATCGATCGCGCTTTTCGACTCGCTCCCCGACGAGGCGTGGGGACGGCGTGGAGTGGCCGGCGGCAATCCAATCACCGTTCGGGCGCTGGCGTACATCGTGGCGGGCCACGTCGCGCACCACGTCGACCTGTTGCGGACCAGATATCTCGCCTGA